In Neospora caninum Liverpool complete genome, chromosome II, the following are encoded in one genomic region:
- a CDS encoding branched-chain-amino-acid aminotransferase, related, protein MRLWRSRVLWRSVSLTSNLSRSALLPGRDPSVSGYLVDYRFYGYSSGQEKREAATRDFVALPASSSGGGIRAFRENNGKAKWTLRRLEGSYCRVCPSPPQDAQLRTCGGSTVSSGGEPGLQRTKLLLNASPFFGERRRLFASPAVSAGVAPAPVTLAELDARKLQINKKIGFLHPLPGRESFGFGQVFTDHMIEVDWDDQHGWYPPVLKPLGPVSLHPGISSLHYAISAFEGLKAYRTEDDRVLLFRPFDHGERLNRSCARVALPQFSVDSFVTLCKTLAKMDSRFIIYQDRDLSLYLRPIVFSTYPALGVFPPRMAKMIIMASPTGGYFSNAGALANLFVEKDYTRSWPGGSGSHKVAANYAPTIQPCKERMQQGFQQLLWTVPEGDDYIWCEGGAMSLFLFWKNENGENELATPALERDLILPGIVRDTVLTLARGYPDIAVTERKILMQADFVKAYREGHVHEVFCTGTGAVVKPVGVIHFDGEDFDCAPKDLKTSLAHKLHSDITDIQYGVVPHHFMQEC, encoded by the exons ATGCGCCTGTGGAGGAGCCGTGTTTTGTGGAGGTCCGTGTCTTTGACAAGTAACCTTTCACGGTCCGCTCTTCTGCCAGGAAGAGATCCTTCGGTGTCCGGGTATCTAGTCGACTATAGGTTCTACGGTTATAGTTCTGGCCAGGAGAAACGTGAAGCTGCAACACGGGACTTCGTTGCGTTGCCGGCTTCGTCGTCTGGCGGGGGAATTCGCGCGTTCCGAGAAAACAATGGAAAGGCTAAATGGACTTTACGTCGGCTAGAAGGTAGCTACTGTCGCGTGtgtccttcgcctcctcaAGATGCACAATTAAGGACGTGCGGCGGCTCCACCGTGAGCAGCGGTGGAGAACCTGGCCTGCAGAGAACTAAGCTATTGCTCAACGCGTCACCGTTTTTtggagagcgacgacggtTGTTTGCGTCACCAGCTGTGTCTGCGGGTGTGGCACCGGCGCCAGTGACGCTCGCAGAATTGGATGCCAGGAAGCTGCAGATCAATAAGAAAATTGGTTTTCTGCATCCGTTACCAGGGAGGGAGAGTTTTGGTTTTGGCCAAGTTTTTACAGATCACATGATCGAGGTGGACTGGGACGACCAACATGGATGGTATCCGCCCGTCCTGAAGCCGCTAGGGCCAGTTTCCCTGCACCCTGGCATCAGCTCGCTTCATTACGCTATCTCCGCGTTTGAGGGCCTAAAAGCGTATAGAACCGAAGACGATCGggtgcttctctttcgtccttttGATCATGGCGAACGCTTAAATCGATCATGTGCACGGGTCGCCCTTCCTCAGTTCTCTGTCGATTCTTTCGTGACCCTGTGCAAGACACTGGCAAAAATGGATAGTCGATTCATAATATACCAGGATCGAGACCTCTCGCTCTACCTTCGACCCATCGTCTTTTCAACATAC CCGGCACTTGGTGTGTTCCCACCTCGCATGGCAAAGATGATCATCATGGCCTCGCCTACTGGCGGATACTTCT CGAACGCCGGTGCGCTTGCTAATCTTTTTGTTGAAAAAGATTATACGCGGTCGTGGCCGGGAGGCTCGGGGAGCCACAAGGTTGCAGCGAACTACGCCCCTACAATACAGCCTTGCAAAGAACGGATGCAACAGGGATTTCAGCAACTGTTATGGACTGTTCCGGAGGGCGACGACTACATTTGGTGCGAGGGAGGGGCGATGagcctctttctgttttggAAGAATGAAAATGGTGAAAACGAGTTAGCTACTCCTGCCTTGGAACGCGATCTCATTCTTCCTGGCATTGTCCGGGATACTGTGCTCACTCTGGCAAGGGGCTACCCGGATATAGCAG TGACGGAGCGGAAAATCCTGATGCAGGCCGATTTTGTAAAGGCGTACCGAGAAGGGCACGTCCACGAGGTATTTTGCACCGGGACGGGAGCCGTTGTAAAGCCGGTGGGTGTGATTCATTTCGACGGTGAAGATTTCGACTGCGCTCCGAAGGATCTCAAAACTTCACTTGCGCACAAGCTCCACAGCGACATAACTGACATCCAGTACGGGGTTGTCCCCCATCACTTCATGCAGGAATGTTGA